From Paenibacillus sp. PK3_47, the proteins below share one genomic window:
- a CDS encoding methyl-accepting chemotaxis protein: MIYEETINNSRTQVLDPQAVMAAIEQSLAMIQFDTEGRVLWANDNFAKAMGYTAAEMPGLMHRQFCTTQFVVSAEYKALWRNLRSGLSFQDKILRVAKDGRLLWFEATYTPIFDQKGLVKGILKVATDITARENTTTSFTNTMKIMAEDLRKRTDDGIASTHEIAAAINRGVQKVDDTMEMVKSLQQEANSVRGIINTISDVASQTQLLSLNAAIEAAHAGEHGRGFSVVADEVRKLSKQAEEATRQVNISLSGISAQVNHITSGMKQSQTIIIDSQALVKNAVHEFSVIGEAARELDQQAQTLADL, encoded by the coding sequence ATGATCTACGAGGAGACTATTAATAATTCCAGAACTCAAGTGCTGGATCCCCAAGCTGTGATGGCAGCTATAGAACAATCTTTGGCGATGATACAGTTCGATACGGAAGGAAGGGTATTATGGGCCAACGATAATTTTGCAAAAGCCATGGGCTATACAGCAGCCGAAATGCCGGGTCTGATGCACCGCCAGTTCTGTACCACGCAATTTGTCGTCAGCGCCGAATATAAAGCGCTTTGGAGAAATCTGCGGAGCGGACTTTCGTTCCAGGATAAAATTCTGAGAGTGGCCAAGGATGGCAGGCTCCTGTGGTTCGAAGCGACATACACGCCAATCTTTGATCAAAAAGGTCTTGTCAAAGGCATTCTTAAGGTGGCTACAGATATTACTGCCCGTGAGAACACTACGACTTCTTTTACAAATACAATGAAAATTATGGCAGAGGATCTGCGGAAACGTACCGATGACGGAATTGCCAGCACACATGAAATTGCTGCGGCGATTAACCGGGGTGTGCAAAAGGTTGATGACACTATGGAAATGGTGAAATCACTCCAGCAGGAAGCCAATTCGGTCCGCGGCATAATAAATACAATCTCCGATGTCGCTTCCCAGACCCAGCTGTTGTCTTTAAATGCGGCGATCGAAGCTGCTCATGCCGGTGAGCATGGCCGCGGCTTCAGCGTAGTGGCGGATGAAGTGCGTAAGCTGTCCAAGCAGGCGGAAGAAGCGACCCGGCAAGTGAATATCAGCCTGAGCGGAATCAGCGCGCAGGTCAATCACATTACTTCCGGGATGAAGCAGTCACAGACGATCATTATAGACAGTCAAGCGTTGGTGAAGAATGCGGTACATGAGTTCAGTGTCATCGGAGAAGCCGCACGGGAGCTGGATCAGCAGGCCCAGACACTGGCCGATTTATAG
- a CDS encoding MsnO8 family LLM class oxidoreductase, translating to MNVELAKNLDEASSEPLKLSVLDLVPVLEQADSAYALNQAAALAQIAERLGYTRYWIAEHHDMPGLACTAPEVLLAHIGAKTQHIRIGSGAVLLPHYKPLKVAEAFHMLASLYPGRIDLGVGRAPGGAAEVSLALSGNFLENVWKMPELLKGVSELLQGNYEYEGRQITARPVPPIPPELWLLGTNQKSAAYAAELGAGYVFGQFMSDVAGEEVLRAYREAFVPSKLSAVPRAIVAVGVVCAETEQEAARLAAAMASFQQEASGEERSAVHERKLLIGTPAGVRSKLEQLSRLYNVDEFIIVTMIPDYSARLRSFELLAAACWSE from the coding sequence ATGAACGTTGAGCTGGCCAAAAACCTGGATGAGGCTTCCTCTGAACCCCTTAAGCTTAGTGTGCTGGATCTGGTCCCTGTACTGGAACAGGCGGATTCCGCATATGCGTTGAATCAGGCCGCTGCGCTGGCACAGATTGCCGAAAGACTGGGCTATACCCGTTATTGGATCGCGGAGCATCATGATATGCCGGGACTTGCCTGTACAGCACCGGAGGTGCTGCTGGCACATATCGGAGCAAAAACACAGCACATCAGAATCGGCTCCGGGGCTGTACTGCTGCCGCATTATAAGCCGCTGAAGGTTGCGGAAGCTTTTCATATGCTGGCCAGCCTGTATCCCGGACGGATTGATCTTGGAGTGGGACGGGCACCCGGCGGGGCAGCCGAGGTCAGCCTTGCGCTTAGCGGCAACTTCCTCGAAAATGTCTGGAAAATGCCGGAGCTGCTTAAAGGCGTCTCCGAGCTGCTGCAGGGGAATTATGAGTACGAAGGCCGGCAGATCACTGCCCGTCCGGTTCCGCCAATCCCTCCGGAGCTCTGGCTGCTGGGTACGAACCAGAAAAGCGCGGCCTATGCTGCAGAACTTGGAGCCGGGTATGTATTCGGCCAATTCATGAGTGATGTGGCGGGAGAGGAAGTGCTGCGTGCTTACCGTGAGGCATTTGTTCCATCCAAGTTGTCTGCTGTACCGCGGGCTATCGTTGCTGTAGGGGTTGTTTGTGCGGAGACGGAGCAGGAAGCAGCGCGGCTTGCTGCAGCTATGGCATCCTTTCAGCAGGAGGCTTCCGGCGAAGAGAGGTCTGCGGTCCATGAGCGCAAGCTGCTGATTGGTACCCCTGCAGGTGTCAGGTCAAAGCTGGAACAGCTATCCCGTTTGTATAATGTTGATGAGTTCATCATCGTTACCATGATTCCTGATTACAGCGCACGGCTGCGTTCTTTCGAACTGCTTGCTGCTGCTTGCTGGAGCGAGTGA
- a CDS encoding cellulase family glycosylhydrolase: MNGKLSSSRVQGFLRAEGRSVVNEAGEEIVLTGWGLGNWLLQEGYMWTTDGNSRFDRPRRIEAVVRELTGSKYSERFWTAFRENYITREDIRMMAQQGYNSVRIPFNWRILMEDEPGIIWKEEGFRLIDRCLDWCEEFKLYAFLDLHGAPGGQTGQNIDDSIDDVPRLFTDQDSWDKGIALWRTLADRYKDRWIVGGYDLLNEPIRTPSADSDFGYLVPRLVAFYEEAIAAIRAVDSKHMLSVEGHHWATNPSIFYKKYDDNMVVHFHRYACYPELSSFREFIEVSERLNVPLWMGETGENLNEWYTALYPLSAELNIGYNVWPWKKMDNTNSPYSVNLPEGWNQIMDYTRGGVRPGYEQAWAIFDRYLENIKIENCRYNAEVTQAVLRLPGCTVRATDFDELPGKGIAYSGLRTEGNLYNYRSNTGMHIVEDIKLGELRKRFFFDILWDRFLLEMTDGEFAGYSINDTTEESSVAFVYSCNQPVSVTVRQDEKDLVTLTLQSDGKKQAIAPVPLFPAGSSRIKIVVNAGTLRLEKLMFR, encoded by the coding sequence ATGAACGGGAAATTGAGCAGCAGCAGGGTGCAAGGATTTTTAAGGGCGGAAGGCCGGTCGGTTGTAAATGAAGCGGGAGAAGAGATTGTTTTGACGGGATGGGGGCTGGGCAACTGGCTTCTGCAGGAAGGGTATATGTGGACTACAGACGGCAACAGCAGGTTTGACCGGCCGCGCCGGATTGAAGCAGTAGTACGTGAACTAACAGGGAGTAAATATTCAGAGCGGTTCTGGACTGCATTCAGAGAGAACTATATTACGAGGGAAGATATCCGGATGATGGCTCAGCAGGGGTATAATTCAGTCCGGATTCCGTTTAACTGGCGTATTCTGATGGAAGATGAACCGGGAATCATCTGGAAAGAGGAGGGCTTTCGGCTGATTGACCGCTGCCTGGACTGGTGTGAAGAGTTCAAACTGTATGCTTTTTTGGACCTGCATGGAGCGCCGGGCGGACAGACAGGCCAGAATATCGACGACTCCATTGATGATGTGCCGAGACTGTTTACAGATCAGGACAGCTGGGATAAGGGCATCGCACTGTGGCGGACGCTTGCGGACAGATATAAGGACCGCTGGATTGTCGGCGGCTATGACCTGCTCAACGAACCGATCCGGACACCTTCCGCTGACAGTGATTTTGGTTATCTGGTGCCGAGGCTTGTGGCGTTCTATGAAGAAGCCATTGCAGCCATCCGGGCGGTGGACAGTAAGCATATGCTCTCGGTGGAAGGCCATCACTGGGCAACGAATCCAAGCATTTTTTACAAAAAATATGATGATAACATGGTTGTGCATTTCCACAGATACGCCTGCTACCCGGAGCTTTCTTCCTTTCGCGAATTTATTGAAGTGTCGGAGCGGCTGAATGTGCCTCTGTGGATGGGGGAGACCGGGGAGAACCTCAATGAATGGTACACTGCGCTGTATCCTTTGTCTGCGGAGCTGAATATCGGGTATAACGTCTGGCCGTGGAAAAAAATGGACAACACCAATTCGCCCTACTCCGTCAATCTGCCTGAGGGCTGGAATCAGATTATGGATTATACCAGGGGAGGTGTCCGTCCCGGATATGAGCAGGCGTGGGCTATTTTCGACCGGTACCTGGAGAATATTAAGATCGAAAACTGCAGATATAATGCTGAAGTCACGCAGGCGGTGCTCAGGCTTCCGGGCTGTACCGTGCGTGCGACGGATTTTGATGAGCTGCCGGGTAAAGGAATAGCATACAGCGGACTCAGAACGGAAGGCAATTTGTACAATTACCGGTCAAATACAGGTATGCACATTGTAGAAGATATTAAGCTGGGAGAGCTGCGGAAACGCTTTTTCTTCGATATTCTGTGGGACCGCTTTCTTCTTGAAATGACGGACGGGGAATTTGCGGGTTATTCTATTAACGATACGACGGAGGAGAGCAGTGTTGCTTTTGTATACAGCTGCAATCAGCCGGTGTCTGTAACGGTGCGGCAGGATGAGAAGGATTTGGTCACACTGACACTGCAATCTGATGGGAAAAAGCAGGCCATAGCCCCTGTTCCGCTGTTCCCTGCGGGAAGCTCCAGGATCAAGATTGTGGTCAATGCCGGAACGTTACGACTGGAAAAGTTAATGTTCAGGTAA